One region of Planktothrix sp. FACHB-1365 genomic DNA includes:
- the ribBA gene encoding bifunctional 3,4-dihydroxy-2-butanone-4-phosphate synthase/GTP cyclohydrolase II encodes MLPTNTPPTVQFDTIEAALADLKAGRCIVVVDDEHRENEGDLICAAQFATPDMINFMAVYARGLICLALTGERLDQLDLPLMVTKNTDANQTAFTVSIDASPQMGVSTGISADDRAKTIQIAINPATRPEDLRRPGHIFPLRAKEGGVLKRAGHTEAAVDLSRLAGLYPGGVICEIQNSDGSMARLPELLEYAKVHHLKLITIADLISYRLKHDRFVYRETVAKLPTQFGDFKIYAYRNTLDNTEHIALVKGDPEEFKEMPVMVRVHSECLTGDSFGSMRCDCRMQLQTAMKMIDYAGSGVIVYLRQEGRGIGLINKIKAYSLQDIGLDTVEANERLGFAPDLRDYGMGAQMLNDLGVRQIRLITNNPRKIAGLKGYGIEIVDRVPLIIEATDYNTVYLATKAQKLGHLLLQTYLITIAINWDEPQPSSLNLEEEYLERQRHPTSVQSRYERLEKLRFLAQTNDLLLQEEARPVAIALFDQALLIINLGFDQAGVADPHWYQQLDHPYLKAITTILDQITQWPHLQKLQFLISSGVDPLTNLQAQLKHKQFPMTQLPSSICQQLKPQTIYSFSS; translated from the coding sequence GTGCTACCAACAAACACCCCTCCCACCGTCCAATTTGACACCATTGAAGCCGCCTTAGCAGATCTCAAAGCGGGGCGTTGTATTGTGGTGGTTGACGATGAACACCGCGAAAACGAAGGCGACTTAATTTGTGCTGCCCAATTTGCCACACCCGATATGATTAACTTCATGGCGGTATATGCACGGGGATTAATTTGTTTAGCGTTAACGGGAGAACGTCTCGATCAGTTAGACTTGCCGTTAATGGTCACGAAAAATACCGATGCTAACCAAACGGCGTTTACGGTTAGTATTGATGCGTCTCCTCAAATGGGGGTTTCAACGGGAATTTCCGCCGATGACCGGGCTAAAACGATTCAAATTGCCATCAACCCGGCGACTCGCCCCGAAGATTTACGACGTCCGGGCCATATTTTCCCCCTACGGGCCAAGGAAGGCGGGGTATTGAAACGGGCCGGACATACGGAAGCCGCCGTTGATTTATCTCGGTTGGCGGGGTTATATCCGGGGGGTGTGATTTGTGAAATTCAAAATTCCGATGGGTCAATGGCGCGACTTCCTGAATTATTGGAATATGCCAAAGTTCATCATTTAAAATTAATTACCATTGCAGATTTAATTAGTTATCGCCTCAAACATGATCGTTTTGTTTATCGAGAAACCGTTGCTAAATTACCGACACAATTTGGCGATTTTAAAATTTATGCCTATCGCAATACTTTAGATAATACCGAACATATTGCTTTAGTTAAAGGTGATCCTGAAGAATTTAAAGAAATGCCTGTGATGGTGCGAGTTCATTCAGAATGTTTAACGGGAGATTCCTTTGGATCAATGCGCTGTGACTGTCGAATGCAGTTACAAACAGCGATGAAAATGATTGATTATGCCGGGTCGGGAGTGATTGTTTATTTACGCCAAGAAGGGCGAGGGATTGGATTAATTAATAAGATTAAAGCTTATTCTTTACAGGATATTGGACTTGATACTGTTGAAGCCAATGAACGCTTAGGTTTTGCCCCAGATCTACGGGATTATGGCATGGGGGCGCAAATGTTAAATGATTTAGGAGTCCGTCAAATTCGTTTAATTACCAATAATCCCCGAAAAATTGCCGGGTTAAAGGGTTATGGAATTGAGATTGTAGATCGAGTACCGTTAATTATTGAAGCAACGGATTATAATACGGTTTATTTAGCAACTAAAGCTCAAAAATTAGGGCATTTATTATTGCAAACTTATTTAATTACCATTGCGATTAATTGGGATGAACCTCAACCTTCTTCCCTGAATTTAGAAGAAGAATATCTCGAACGACAAAGACATCCGACTTCTGTACAAAGTCGTTATGAACGGTTAGAAAAGTTACGTTTTTTAGCCCAAACCAATGATTTATTACTCCAAGAAGAAGCTCGACCTGTGGCGATCGCGTTGTTTGATCAAGCATTATTAATTATTAATTTAGGCTTTGATCAAGCCGGAGTTGCTGATCCCCACTGGTATCAACAATTGGATCATCCTTACTTAAAAGCGATTACAACAATTTTAGATCAAATTACTCAATGGCCCCATCTGCAAAAATTACAATTTTTGATTTCTTCTGGGGTAGATCCCCTGACGAATTTACAAGCACAACTCAAGCATAAACAATTTCCGATGACTCAACTCCCTTCTTCCATTTGTCAACAGTTAAAACCCCAAACCATTTATAGCTTTTCATCCTAA
- a CDS encoding type ISP restriction/modification enzyme, with amino-acid sequence MTKYYHIDIWGSREDKYRYLNENDFTTIEWKEIFPTSPFYVFIPQNKYLLAEYNQGWKITDIMPVNSVGIVTARDSLTIRWSEQEVQDTVKDFVSLPIEVARQKYDLGKDARDWQVELAQNDLKKNGIENSNIVPILYRPFDIRFTYYTGQTRGFICMPRFEVMGNMLKDNLAIVSARINKSKDCDHFYCSRFITETKCGESTTQSCLFPLYIYPDTQNDQGTLFTERTPNFSQNFLSEIKAKLGYIPTPEKFFYYTYSIFQSPTYRKRYAEFLKIDFPRLPLTSNEQLFNNLAQKGEELVKLHLMESQQLNRLITQYQGEGDNNVTAVTYKPQQQRIYINKTHYFEGIPMEIWEFKIGGYQVLDKWLKDRKKANRSLSLDDILHYQKIVVALTATLKIMKEIDQIIPEWPIQ; translated from the coding sequence ATGACTAAATATTATCATATTGATATCTGGGGTTCACGGGAAGATAAGTATCGTTATCTTAATGAAAATGATTTTACTACAATTGAGTGGAAAGAAATTTTTCCGACTTCACCTTTTTATGTTTTTATTCCTCAAAATAAATATTTATTAGCTGAATATAACCAAGGCTGGAAAATTACTGATATAATGCCTGTTAATTCAGTGGGTATTGTTACGGCAAGAGACTCATTAACCATAAGATGGTCAGAGCAGGAAGTCCAAGATACGGTTAAAGATTTTGTTTCACTTCCTATAGAAGTCGCTAGACAAAAATATGATTTAGGAAAAGATGCGCGAGATTGGCAGGTTGAACTTGCTCAAAATGATTTAAAGAAAAATGGAATTGAAAATAGTAATATTGTCCCGATTTTATATCGTCCTTTTGATATTAGATTTACTTACTATACAGGACAAACAAGAGGGTTTATTTGTATGCCTCGGTTTGAAGTCATGGGTAATATGTTAAAAGATAATCTAGCCATTGTCTCTGCTAGAATCAATAAATCAAAAGACTGTGATCATTTTTATTGTTCTCGTTTTATCACTGAAACGAAATGTGGAGAATCTACAACTCAATCTTGTCTTTTCCCGCTTTATATTTACCCAGATACTCAAAATGACCAAGGGACATTATTTACAGAGCGCACCCCTAACTTTTCTCAAAATTTCCTCAGTGAAATTAAAGCTAAATTAGGATATATCCCAACCCCAGAAAAATTTTTCTATTATACTTATTCTATTTTCCAGAGTCCTACCTATCGAAAACGATATGCAGAATTCCTAAAAATAGATTTTCCTCGCTTACCCCTAACCAGCAATGAGCAATTATTTAATAATTTAGCCCAAAAAGGTGAAGAATTAGTTAAATTACATTTAATGGAATCTCAACAACTCAATCGTTTAATTACCCAATATCAAGGAGAAGGAGACAACAACGTTACAGCAGTCACCTATAAACCCCAACAGCAACGAATCTATATTAATAAAACCCATTATTTTGAAGGAATACCGATGGAAATCTGGGAATTTAAAATCGGTGGCTATCAAGTATTAGATAAATGGTTAAAAGATCGGAAAAAAGCTAATCGTAGTTTATCCTTGGACGATATTCTACATTATCAAAAAATTGTTGTCGCGTTAACAGCAACCTTAAAGATAATGAAAGAGATTGATCAAATCATTCCTGAATGGCCCATTCAATAA
- a CDS encoding type II toxin-antitoxin system HicA family toxin: MTRIRRMNADEVENILKNYGFELVSQKGSHRKWRNLDRQLQTIVPYHKGRNLPIGTLRNIMINADIPETEWKSE; the protein is encoded by the coding sequence ATGACTCGTATCCGCAGAATGAATGCAGATGAAGTTGAAAATATCTTAAAAAATTATGGTTTTGAGTTAGTTTCACAGAAAGGGAGTCATCGAAAATGGCGCAATTTAGATCGCCAACTCCAAACGATTGTACCCTATCACAAGGGCCGTAATTTACCTATTGGTACGTTACGCAATATTATGATCAATGCTGACATTCCAGAAACAGAATGGAAAAGTGAGTAA
- a CDS encoding type II toxin-antitoxin system HicB family antitoxin encodes MKWRVILEPDPETGELAVWCPELPGCVSAGETEAEALENITEAIALYLEPDPIILKAGSLVREVSVT; translated from the coding sequence ATGAAATGGCGTGTTATTTTAGAACCTGACCCTGAAACCGGAGAATTGGCTGTTTGGTGTCCAGAGTTACCCGGTTGTGTTTCCGCAGGTGAAACTGAAGCAGAAGCGTTAGAAAATATCACCGAAGCGATCGCACTTTATCTTGAACCTGATCCGATTATATTAAAAGCAGGATCTCTGGTGCGAGAGGTTTCTGTGACATGA
- a CDS encoding type ISP restriction/modification enzyme, protein MTKYYHIDIWGSREDKYRYLNENDFTTIEWKEIFPTSPFYLFIPQNQDLLAEYNQGWKITDIMPVNSTGVKTHRDHFALDFDADVLRKRIEDFRNRNITDDVIANKYDIADTRDWKISKSRDSLVNNSEWEKYFTYCLYRPFDWRNYYHHQDIVELPRCEVMNQMVLGHNLGLICSRQQSQADIWSLIWVDKGIIECCAISNKTKETNYLFPLYIYPNTENDQYNLFTERTSNFSPNFLSEIKAKLGYIPTPEAIFYYAYGIFHSPTYRERYAEYLKIDFPRLPLTSNEQLFNNLAQKGEELVKLHLMESQQLNRLITQYQGEGNNNVTEITYKPQQQRIYINKTRYFEGIPPEIWEFKIGGYQVLDKWLKDRKKANRSLSFDDILHYQKIVVALTATLKIMKEIDQIIPEWPIQ, encoded by the coding sequence ATGACTAAATATTATCATATTGATATCTGGGGTTCACGGGAAGATAAATATCGTTATCTTAATGAAAATGATTTTACGACAATTGAGTGGAAAGAAATTTTCCCGACTTCACCTTTTTATCTTTTTATTCCTCAAAATCAAGATTTATTAGCAGAATATAACCAAGGATGGAAAATTACGGATATAATGCCTGTTAATTCAACGGGTGTTAAGACTCATCGAGATCATTTTGCTTTAGATTTTGATGCAGATGTTTTAAGAAAACGAATAGAAGATTTTAGAAACCGGAATATTACTGATGATGTTATTGCTAATAAATATGATATTGCTGATACTCGTGATTGGAAAATTAGTAAAAGTAGAGATTCATTAGTTAATAACTCTGAATGGGAAAAATACTTTACTTATTGTCTTTATCGTCCGTTTGATTGGAGAAATTATTATCACCATCAAGATATTGTTGAATTACCAAGATGTGAAGTCATGAATCAAATGGTTTTAGGTCATAATCTAGGATTAATTTGTAGTCGCCAGCAATCACAAGCAGATATTTGGAGTTTGATTTGGGTAGATAAGGGGATTATTGAGTGTTGTGCAATCTCTAATAAAACCAAAGAAACTAACTATTTATTCCCGCTTTACATTTATCCTAACACCGAAAACGATCAATATAACTTATTTACAGAACGTACCTCTAACTTTTCCCCCAACTTCCTGAGTGAAATTAAAGCCAAATTAGGATATATCCCCACACCAGAAGCAATATTTTATTATGCTTATGGAATTTTCCATAGTCCCACTTATCGTGAACGATATGCAGAATATCTCAAAATAGATTTTCCTCGCTTACCCCTAACCAGCAATGAGCAATTATTTAATAATTTAGCCCAAAAAGGCGAAGAATTAGTTAAATTACATTTAATGGAATCTCAACAACTCAATCGTTTGATTACCCAATACCAAGGAGAAGGAAATAATAACGTTACAGAAATCACCTATAAACCCCAACAGCAACGAATCTATATTAATAAAACCCGTTATTTTGAAGGAATACCGCCGGAAATCTGGGAATTTAAAATCGGCGGGTATCAAGTATTAGATAAATGGCTAAAAGATCGTAAAAAAGCCAATCGTAGTTTATCGTTTGACGATATTCTACATTATCAAAAAATTGTTGTCGCATTAACAGCAACCTTAAAGATAATGAAAGAGATTGATCAAATCATTCCTGAATGGCCGATTCAATAA
- a CDS encoding type II toxin-antitoxin system HicB family antitoxin, translated as MIRTPKFTAIIEREGDGYVALCPEFDIASQGDSIENARNNLIEALELFFEVADPSEIQNRLGLN; from the coding sequence ATGATCCGAACCCCAAAATTTACCGCTATCATTGAGCGTGAAGGTGATGGTTATGTTGCTTTATGTCCCGAATTCGATATTGCTAGTCAAGGTGATTCTATTGAAAATGCAAGAAATAATTTGATTGAAGCTTTAGAATTGTTTTTTGAAGTGGCTGATCCTTCAGAAATACAAAATCGCTTAGGTTTAAATTGA
- a CDS encoding N-6 DNA methylase: MNFEVYLRSLQKNLQRGSERTHYPALKTLLDHPSKQIEASIEEKGNKAGIPDFTVRKRELLIGYVEAKDIGIDLSTVEKTEQLERYRESHIGANLILTNYLEFHWYVNGKLRLKTLLGEQVNHQIQFIDPEQTNQLIQGFLNYQGEIINNPEDLAKQMARLTKAIRYAVIEALKLETETGQLHQLKKGFQEVLLPNLEQSTFADMYAQTVAYGLFTARVSHAQNSQNYAFERRTAGLYIPDTNPFLKRLFNTVVDTDALSQINWAVDDLVQLLAQVNMTNILENFGKTTRQSDPVVHFYETFLAAYDAALRKSRGVYYTPEPVVSFIVRSVDLILKNRFNLALGLADYSQDKTTKQPRVQILDPATGTGTFLYTVVNQIYQNLDEMGLGRSWNDYVKEHLFNRLYGFELLMAPYAIAHLKLGLQLQNYGYQFQQKQRLGIYLTNTLDEALKKSEILFGQYVAQEANEAAAIKRDFPVMIVIGNPPYSGHSANNSAWISGLVKDYYYVDGVPLGERNPKYLQDDYVKFIRFGQWRIDHTGSGILAFITNHGYLDNPTFRGMRQSLEKTFDEIYIMDLHGNSKKKEVTPNGLPDKNVFDIQQGVAVCFMIKYPQETR, encoded by the coding sequence ATGAATTTTGAAGTTTATTTGCGATCGCTTCAAAAAAATTTACAACGAGGGAGTGAACGCACTCATTACCCCGCTTTAAAAACCTTATTAGATCATCCCTCAAAACAGATTGAAGCCAGTATTGAGGAAAAAGGAAATAAAGCCGGAATACCTGATTTTACCGTAAGAAAACGCGAGTTATTAATTGGATATGTAGAAGCGAAAGATATCGGAATTGATTTATCAACCGTTGAAAAAACAGAACAGTTAGAACGTTATCGAGAATCCCATATTGGGGCTAATTTAATTTTAACCAATTATTTAGAATTTCATTGGTATGTTAACGGAAAATTACGGTTAAAAACCCTTTTAGGAGAACAAGTTAATCATCAGATTCAATTCATTGATCCTGAACAGACTAATCAATTAATACAAGGGTTTCTGAACTATCAGGGCGAAATAATTAATAACCCTGAAGATTTAGCAAAACAGATGGCAAGATTGACAAAAGCCATTCGTTATGCAGTCATAGAAGCCTTAAAACTAGAAACAGAAACCGGACAACTGCATCAACTAAAAAAGGGATTTCAAGAGGTTTTATTACCGAATTTAGAACAATCTACTTTTGCGGATATGTATGCTCAAACTGTCGCCTATGGTTTATTTACAGCTAGGGTTAGTCATGCTCAAAACTCTCAAAACTATGCGTTTGAACGACGCACAGCCGGGTTATATATTCCCGATACAAACCCGTTTTTAAAGCGGTTATTTAATACGGTTGTTGATACGGATGCGCTTTCTCAAATTAATTGGGCTGTTGATGATTTAGTGCAGCTTTTAGCCCAAGTTAATATGACGAATATTTTAGAAAATTTTGGCAAAACTACCCGACAGTCAGATCCGGTTGTACATTTTTATGAAACCTTTCTCGCGGCTTATGATGCTGCTTTGCGGAAAAGTCGAGGGGTTTATTATACACCTGAACCTGTGGTATCTTTTATTGTGCGTTCAGTGGATTTAATTCTAAAAAATCGGTTTAATTTAGCGTTAGGTTTGGCTGATTATAGTCAAGATAAAACTACAAAACAGCCAAGGGTACAAATTCTTGATCCCGCAACGGGAACTGGAACATTTCTCTATACTGTGGTAAATCAAATTTACCAAAATTTAGATGAAATGGGGTTAGGAAGGAGTTGGAATGATTATGTTAAGGAGCATTTATTTAATCGTTTATATGGATTTGAATTGTTAATGGCTCCCTATGCGATCGCTCATTTAAAATTAGGGTTACAATTACAAAATTATGGTTATCAATTTCAACAGAAACAACGATTAGGAATTTATTTAACCAATACCTTAGATGAAGCGTTAAAAAAATCTGAGATTTTATTTGGTCAATATGTCGCCCAAGAAGCCAATGAAGCCGCAGCAATTAAGCGAGATTTTCCAGTGATGATAGTCATAGGTAATCCCCCTTATTCGGGACATTCTGCGAATAACAGTGCATGGATCTCAGGATTAGTAAAAGACTATTATTATGTAGATGGTGTACCATTAGGGGAACGTAACCCCAAATACTTACAAGATGATTATGTTAAATTTATTCGGTTTGGACAATGGCGAATTGACCATACAGGTTCAGGAATTTTAGCATTTATTACCAATCATGGTTATCTGGATAATCCTACCTTTCGAGGGATGAGACAAAGTTTAGAGAAAACCTTTGATGAAATTTATATAATGGATTTACACGGGAATAGTAAGAAAAAAGAAGTGACTCCTAATGGTTTACCCGATAAAAATGTATTTGATATTCAGCAGGGTGTCGCTGTTTGTTTTATGATTAAATATCCCCAGGAAACAAGATGA
- a CDS encoding type II toxin-antitoxin system HicB family antitoxin — protein sequence MKWPVILKSDPETGELAVWCPKLPGCISAGEIEAEALENITEAIALYLEPDPIILIENSTI from the coding sequence ATGAAATGGCCTGTTATTTTAAAATCTGACCCGGAAACTGGAGAATTGGCTGTTTGGTGTCCAAAGTTACCCGGTTGTATTTCCGCAGGTGAAATAGAAGCAGAAGCTTTAGAAAATATCACCGAAGCCATCGCACTTTATCTTGAACCTGATCCGATTATATTAATCGAAAATAGCACAATTTAG
- a CDS encoding Uma2 family endonuclease, whose amino-acid sequence MIASTVSPPATIPPLENGDKLTRIQFERRYQAMPEVKKAELIEGIVYMASPVRAKKHSKPHSWIIGWLIAYEAATPGVETLDNATVRLDADNEPQPDALLRIEQGGQSTISEDDYVEGAPELIVEIAASTASIDLHQKLNVYRRNGVQEYLVWRIYDSELDWFRLNAGEYIKLEPDSNGIIYSQVFPGLWLDKAALLAGNLAKVLEVLQQGLASQSHQDFVQQLVKE is encoded by the coding sequence ATGATCGCTTCTACTGTTTCTCCTCCGGCAACAATTCCGCCATTAGAAAACGGCGACAAACTAACTCGTATCCAATTTGAACGCCGTTATCAAGCAATGCCTGAAGTAAAAAAGGCAGAATTAATCGAAGGAATTGTTTATATGGCATCTCCAGTTAGAGCAAAAAAACACAGTAAACCTCATTCTTGGATTATAGGTTGGTTAATTGCTTACGAAGCAGCTACACCAGGAGTAGAAACACTGGATAATGCCACTGTGCGCCTTGATGCCGATAACGAACCACAACCCGATGCTTTATTAAGAATAGAACAGGGTGGACAATCGACGATTAGCGAAGATGATTATGTCGAAGGTGCGCCAGAATTAATTGTAGAAATTGCTGCTTCTACTGCCTCAATAGATTTACATCAAAAACTTAACGTTTACCGTCGTAACGGGGTACAAGAATATTTAGTCTGGCGAATTTATGATAGTGAATTGGATTGGTTTAGGTTAAATGCCGGAGAATATATTAAACTGGAACCTGATAGCAACGGTATCATTTATTCGCAAGTTTTCCCCGGTTTATGGTTAGATAAAGCAGCTTTATTAGCGGGAAATTTAGCCAAAGTTTTAGAGGTTTTGCAACAAGGTTTGGCAAGTCAGTCCCATCAAGATTTTGTGCAACAATTAGTTAAAGAATAG
- a CDS encoding Uma2 family endonuclease, with product MIASTVSPPATIPPLENGDKLTRIQFERRYQAMPEIKKAELIEGIVYMASPVRAKKHSKPHSHIVTWLGTYEAATPGVETLDNATVRLDADNEPQPDALLRIEQGGQSTISEDDYVEGAPELIVEIAASTASIDLHQKLNVYRRNGVQEYLVWRIYDSELDWFRLNAGEYIKLEPDSNGIIYSQVFPGLWLDKAALLAGNLAKVLEGLQQGLASQAHQDFVQQLVKE from the coding sequence ATGATCGCTTCTACTGTTTCTCCTCCGGCAACAATTCCGCCATTAGAAAACGGCGACAAACTAACTCGTATCCAATTTGAACGCCGTTATCAAGCAATGCCTGAAATCAAAAAGGCAGAATTAATCGAAGGAATTGTTTATATGGCATCTCCAGTCAGAGCAAAAAAACACAGTAAACCTCATTCTCACATTGTCACTTGGTTAGGAACCTATGAAGCAGCTACACCAGGAGTAGAAACACTGGATAATGCCACTGTGCGCCTTGATGCCGATAATGAACCGCAACCCGATGCTTTATTAAGAATAGAACAGGGTGGACAATCGACGATTAGCGAAGATGATTATGTCGAAGGTGCGCCAGAATTAATTGTAGAAATTGCTGCTTCTACTGCCTCAATAGATTTACATCAAAAACTTAACGTTTACCGTCGTAACGGGGTACAAGAATATTTAGTCTGGCGAATTTATGATAGTGAATTGGATTGGTTTAGATTAAATGCCGGAGAATATATTAAACTGGAACCTGATAGCAACGGTATCATTTATTCGCAAGTTTTCCCCGGTTTATGGTTAGATAAAGCGGCTTTATTAGCGGGAAATTTAGCCAAGGTTTTAGAAGGATTGCAACAAGGATTGGCAAGTCAAGCCCATCAAGACTTTGTACAACAATTAGTTAAAGAATAG
- a CDS encoding Uma2 family endonuclease yields the protein MISTTISPKLTIPPLENGDQLTRAEFERRYSAMPHQKKAELIEGVVYMASPLRITNHGNPHARIMTWLGYYWSGTPGIELGDNATVRLDLDNEPQPDALLRIEVGGQSRISQDGYVEGAPELIVEIAASTVSIDVNQKLKVYRRNQVQEYLVWRVDDHEFDWFRLNAGEYIKLEPDSNGIIYSQVFPGLGLDKAALLAGNLAKVLEVLQQGLASQAHQDFVQQLVKE from the coding sequence ATGATATCAACAACAATTTCTCCTAAATTAACGATTCCTCCTTTAGAAAACGGAGATCAACTAACCCGTGCTGAATTTGAGCGTCGTTATTCTGCTATGCCTCATCAGAAAAAGGCAGAATTAATTGAAGGAGTCGTTTATATGGCATCGCCTTTGCGAATCACTAATCATGGCAATCCTCACGCTCGAATCATGACATGGTTAGGATACTATTGGTCGGGTACACCAGGAATTGAATTGGGGGATAATGCTACAGTACGTCTCGATTTGGATAATGAACCTCAACCTGATGCACTACTAAGAATTGAAGTTGGCGGACAATCTAGGATTAGTCAGGATGGCTATGTCGAAGGTGCACCAGAATTAATCGTAGAAATTGCTGCCAGCACTGTGTCAATTGATGTTAACCAAAAATTGAAAGTTTATCGTCGAAATCAAGTACAAGAATACTTAGTTTGGCGAGTTGATGATCATGAATTTGATTGGTTTAGGTTAAATGCTGGAGAATATATTAAACTAGAACCTGATAGCAACGGTATCATTTATTCGCAAGTTTTCCCCGGTTTAGGGTTAGATAAAGCAGCTTTATTAGCGGGAAATTTAGCCAAGGTTTTAGAGGTTTTGCAACAAGGTTTGGCAAGTCAAGCACATCAAGATTTTGTGCAACAATTAGTTAAAGAATAG